In Festucalex cinctus isolate MCC-2025b chromosome 5, RoL_Fcin_1.0, whole genome shotgun sequence, a single genomic region encodes these proteins:
- the wdr31 gene encoding WD repeat-containing protein 31: MGKLQSKFRKRSELYRASEGETADGLLDSQVLQYEQAHRGSVSTVTNLSADLCVSGGADQAVVVYDWKQGRMCQSFQGHNREVTKVVCYPGSTWIFSASRDKTVLMWDLNQGDEPIQEFCGHQLVVNGLAVSPDGRKLCTGSRDNCMCLWDIESAKCEKRHNISRNLVTHVCWVPGSSSVVQTSEDKTIRVWDSRTWQVTNTFPAKQYIQTHCDVSDNGNYLVSSSNGFGGQGCEATLWDLRQPGCKVVEYRGHLQTTACCVFLPAPPGGAALVATSSHDSSVKVWDQNSAVCLATLSLDGAGPLVSLAPSDTSNVLCASFNSGIHHVQLLQTPGAASGAANDTDVRVLARF, translated from the exons ATGGGCAAGCTGCAAAGCAAGTTTCGCAAGAGGTCTGAGCTGTACAG GGCCTCAGAGGGTGAAACGGCAGACGGCTTATTAGACAGTCAGGTGCTTCAGTATGAACAGGCACATCGAGGGTCCGTCAGCACCGTCACTAACCTCAGCGCAGATCTGTGCGTTTCTGGAGGGGCTGATCAG GCGGTGGTAGTCTATGACTGGAAACAAGGCCGCATGTGTCAATCCTTCCAGGGTCATAACAGAGAGGTTACCAAG GTGGTGTGTTATCCGGGCAGCACATGGATCTTCAGCGCCTCACGGGACAAGACTGTCCTAATGTGGGACTTGAACCAAGGGGACGAGCCCATTCAGGAATTTTGTGGGCACCAGTTAGTCGTCAACGGGCTTGCAGTCAGCCCTG ACGGGAGGAAACTGTGCACTGGCTCCCGCGACAACTGCATGTGCCTGTGGGACATTGAATCTGCAAAATGCGAGAAGAGGCATAACATTTCCAGAAACCTG GTGACTCACGTGTGCTGGGTGCCAGGCAGCTCCTCGGTCGTCCAGACGTCGGAGGACAAAACCATACG AGTGTGGGACAGCCGCACATGGCAGGTGACCAACACGTTTCCGGCCAAGCAATACATCCAGACTCACTGTGACGTTTCTGACAATGGAAATTACCTGGTGTCCAGCAGCAACGGTTTCGGAGGCCAAGGCTGTGAGGCGACA TTGTGGGATCTGCGTCAGCCGGGCTGCAAGGTGGTGGAGTACAGGGGCCACTTGCAGACCACCGCATGCTGCGTCTTCCTGCCTGCACCACCGGGGGGCGCTGCTCTGGTAGCCACATCTTCGCATGACAGCTCCGTCAAAGTGTGGGATCAGAACTCAGCAG TGTGTTTAGCCACATTGTCGCTGGATGGCGCCGGTCCTCTGGTATCTTTGGCGCCCAGCGACACGTCCAATGTGCTCTGTGCCAGCTTCAACAGTGGAATTCACCACGTCCAGCTCCTCCAGACACCAGGGGCCGCTTCAGGAGCAGCCAACGACACAGACGTTAGAGTGCTGGCCCGATTCTAA